A stretch of the Clostridium botulinum genome encodes the following:
- a CDS encoding AEC family transporter produces the protein MLNLNAVNQVAILTILILVGFYAKKRNYINDSVNKGLSDILINITSPCLILISFNFKFSNEMFLNIGKIIIFSLIIHIVLLILGKVFYLKYYNKDQQNVLKFLTLFSNCGFIGYPVLQGVYGNKAILYASIFSIPYNLLLWTYGIRLFCKDKNNTNIIKQLISPPLIAIILGLIMFIFSIKVPYPIYRSIEMLGNMTAPIAMIITGVALAGIKVKEIFLKVNSYYPVIMRLIIVPSIIYVLLSSLHVDKFLIEICVIIEAMPPASLTVVFAEGYDSDVDFATRCTFLGTIVSIITIPFIISLMR, from the coding sequence ATGTTAAATTTAAATGCTGTAAATCAAGTTGCAATACTTACAATATTGATATTAGTAGGATTTTATGCAAAAAAGAGAAATTATATAAATGATAGTGTAAATAAAGGACTTTCAGATATATTAATAAATATAACAAGTCCTTGTTTAATATTAATTTCTTTTAATTTTAAATTTTCAAATGAAATGTTTTTAAATATAGGAAAGATAATAATTTTTTCTTTGATTATACATATAGTTTTATTGATTTTAGGAAAAGTTTTTTATCTTAAATATTATAATAAAGATCAGCAAAATGTATTGAAATTTTTAACCTTATTTTCTAACTGTGGTTTTATAGGATATCCAGTACTTCAAGGAGTGTATGGAAATAAGGCAATACTATATGCATCTATTTTTAGTATTCCTTATAATCTTTTATTATGGACATATGGAATAAGATTATTTTGTAAGGATAAAAATAATACAAATATTATTAAACAACTAATAAGTCCACCGCTTATAGCAATAATTTTGGGACTTATAATGTTTATTTTTTCAATAAAAGTACCTTATCCTATTTATAGAAGTATAGAAATGTTAGGAAATATGACAGCACCTATTGCCATGATAATAACAGGAGTAGCACTTGCAGGTATTAAAGTAAAAGAAATATTTTTAAAAGTTAATTCTTATTATCCAGTTATAATGAGACTTATAATAGTGCCTTCAATAATATATGTTCTTTTAAGCAGCTTACATGTGGACAAATTTTTAATTGAGATATGTGTTATCATAGAAGCAATGCCACCAGCATCACTTACGGTAGTTTTTGCAGAAGGGTATGATAGTGATGTTGATTTTGCTACAAGGTGTACATTTTTAGGTACAATAGTTTCAATAATTACAATACCGTTTATAATATCATTAATGAGATAA
- a CDS encoding ABC transporter substrate-binding protein translates to MKKVISSFLAAFMILGFVGCSNQKPVEKSKANVQSEQKKSHYPVKIKTYNFARKPIEVTFNKSPEKVLAVCQNSVETLMALGLQDKIVAAAELDHDIKDKYKHSLKRIKYYEEAPSKEEVIAIQPDFILGWYFLFSDKMLGDVGFWNSRGINTYMAKNSGVILQNSLQNEYDDILNIGKIFNVEDKANAIVNNMKKEIEKSKEFVKGKKPVKTVILEVGKDKMYRIYGKESIGGDVATQVGADLVGKKNASISAEELVKLNPDVIFTVHYGKELSKDVAVNSILNSSALASISAVKSKRVNPIMLGEVYASGVRTLDGIKTISKGLYPELYKNKAK, encoded by the coding sequence ATGAAAAAAGTAATAAGTAGTTTTTTAGCGGCATTTATGATATTAGGATTTGTAGGATGTTCTAATCAAAAACCAGTAGAAAAATCCAAAGCAAATGTTCAAAGTGAACAAAAAAAATCACACTATCCAGTTAAGATTAAAACATATAATTTTGCAAGAAAACCTATAGAGGTTACATTTAATAAATCACCAGAAAAAGTATTGGCAGTATGTCAAAATTCAGTAGAAACGTTAATGGCATTAGGATTACAAGATAAAATCGTTGCAGCAGCAGAGCTAGATCATGATATCAAAGATAAATATAAGCATTCACTGAAAAGAATAAAATACTATGAAGAAGCACCATCAAAGGAAGAAGTTATAGCAATACAACCTGATTTTATACTTGGTTGGTATTTCTTATTTAGTGATAAAATGCTTGGTGATGTAGGATTTTGGAATAGTAGAGGCATAAATACATATATGGCTAAGAATAGTGGAGTTATATTGCAAAATAGTCTACAAAATGAATATGATGATATTTTAAATATAGGTAAAATATTTAATGTTGAAGATAAAGCAAATGCTATAGTTAATAATATGAAAAAAGAAATTGAAAAATCTAAGGAATTTGTAAAAGGGAAAAAACCAGTTAAAACTGTTATATTAGAAGTTGGAAAAGATAAAATGTATAGAATTTATGGTAAAGAGAGTATTGGTGGAGATGTTGCAACACAAGTTGGTGCTGATTTAGTAGGTAAGAAGAATGCATCTATAAGTGCAGAGGAATTAGTAAAACTTAATCCAGATGTAATTTTCACAGTACATTATGGTAAAGAATTGTCAAAAGATGTAGCAGTAAATAGTATTTTAAATAGTTCAGCATTAGCAAGTATTTCAGCTGTAAAATCAAAGAGAGTTAACCCTATAATGCTTGGTGAAGTTTATGCTAGTGGAGTAAGAACATTAGATGGCATAAAAACAATATCAAAGGGATTATATCCTGAACTTTACAAAAATAAGGCTAAATAA
- a CDS encoding FecCD family ABC transporter permease encodes MKSHLKTNKSRGIFNGMSIYIGISILLSIFLIFSISLAVTIGSYKISVDQVYEIIIYKIFNIGNASVLSSGAIHDIVWFIRLPRIILAVVVGMGLSISGVIMQAVIKNLLADPYILGISSGASLGATLAVMLGVGVYFGSNYVGVCAFIGALIISVLVLILANVKGRANSTKLLLSGLALSSVCSAFASFIVYIANNKEGIQTITYWLMGSFAGAKWESIKVILAFLIMAIAFFMTQCRTLNLMLLGDEVSITLGTDLHRYRQIYLVIVSIIIGFIVYSSGMIGFVGLIIPHITRMLFGTDHKKIIIPSALIGAIFLVWADVISRIIIKGNELPIGILISMIGAPGFIYLMISKAYGFGGD; translated from the coding sequence ATGAAAAGTCACTTAAAAACTAATAAAAGTCGTGGAATTTTTAATGGAATGTCTATTTATATAGGCATTTCTATTTTACTTTCAATATTCTTAATTTTCTCTATTTCACTAGCTGTAACTATAGGATCATATAAAATTTCTGTAGATCAAGTATATGAAATTATAATATATAAGATATTTAACATAGGAAATGCATCAGTCCTATCAAGTGGAGCAATACATGATATTGTATGGTTTATAAGGCTTCCAAGAATTATATTAGCTGTGGTGGTTGGTATGGGACTTTCCATATCAGGAGTTATAATGCAGGCAGTTATAAAAAATCTTCTTGCAGATCCGTATATATTGGGAATATCATCAGGGGCTTCTTTAGGTGCTACTTTGGCTGTTATGTTAGGAGTAGGAGTTTATTTTGGAAGCAATTATGTAGGTGTATGTGCTTTTATTGGGGCATTAATTATATCAGTACTTGTACTTATTCTTGCCAATGTAAAGGGAAGGGCAAATTCTACAAAGTTATTACTTTCGGGGCTTGCTTTAAGTTCTGTTTGTTCAGCTTTTGCGAGTTTTATTGTTTATATTGCTAATAATAAAGAAGGAATACAAACTATAACATATTGGCTTATGGGAAGTTTTGCAGGGGCTAAGTGGGAGAGTATCAAAGTAATTTTAGCTTTTTTAATTATGGCAATAGCTTTCTTCATGACTCAATGTAGAACACTTAATTTAATGTTACTAGGTGATGAGGTTTCTATAACATTAGGAACTGATTTGCATAGATATCGTCAAATTTATCTTGTAATTGTATCCATAATCATTGGATTTATTGTGTATTCATCTGGTATGATTGGATTTGTTGGGCTTATAATTCCTCATATTACAAGAATGTTATTTGGAACTGACCATAAAAAGATTATAATACCCTCTGCTTTAATAGGAGCCATATTTTTAGTTTGGGCAGATGTTATATCAAGAATTATAATAAAAGGGAATGAACTTCCAATAGGAATATTAATTTCAATGATTGGAGCTCCAGGCTTTATTTATTTAATGATTAGTAAGGCATATGGTTTTGGAGGTGATTGA
- a CDS encoding ABC transporter ATP-binding protein, with protein sequence MKLKALDLEVYLGNNHILKGVSIEVRKKEFVGIIGPNGSGKSTLLKCIYRSLKPSKGTILIDDKDINSFSIKETARTFAVMSQFNNYNFDFTVLDMVLMGRAPHKGFIERDNALDYRIVRESLEKVEMQDYSKRNFSSLSGGEKQRIILARALAQKTPGLILDEPTNHLDIKYQLQLMSIVKGLNKTVVAAIHDLNIAAMYCDKIYAMKSGKIFKYGTPKEVLTKDIIKELYDVEADVTEDRKTGLLNIKYKPTYVL encoded by the coding sequence ATGAAATTAAAAGCTTTAGATTTAGAAGTTTATTTAGGTAATAATCATATATTAAAAGGTGTAAGTATTGAGGTAAGGAAAAAAGAATTTGTTGGAATAATAGGTCCAAATGGAAGTGGAAAAAGTACACTTTTAAAATGTATATATAGAAGTTTAAAACCGTCCAAAGGAACTATACTAATAGATGATAAAGATATAAATTCTTTTTCAATAAAGGAAACAGCACGTACATTTGCTGTTATGTCACAGTTTAATAACTATAATTTTGATTTTACAGTATTAGATATGGTTTTAATGGGAAGGGCTCCACATAAAGGTTTTATAGAAAGAGATAATGCACTTGACTATAGAATAGTGAGAGAATCACTTGAAAAGGTAGAAATGCAAGATTATTCTAAACGAAATTTTTCAAGTTTATCAGGGGGAGAAAAACAAAGAATAATTTTAGCTAGAGCACTTGCCCAAAAAACTCCAGGACTTATTCTTGATGAACCAACTAATCATTTAGATATTAAATATCAACTTCAACTTATGAGTATAGTAAAGGGACTTAATAAAACAGTTGTAGCAGCTATACATGATTTAAATATAGCAGCTATGTATTGTGATAAAATATACGCAATGAAATCAGGAAAAATATTCAAATATGGTACACCAAAGGAAGTTTTAACAAAGGATATCATTAAGGAGTTATATGATGTTGAAGCTGATGTTACAGAGGATAGGAAAACTGGTTTATTAAACATAAAATATAAACCAACTTATGTTTTATAG
- a CDS encoding glutaredoxin domain-containing protein codes for MVKVYSIPDCPWCEKVKRYLDSKQVDYEDINVKEDIEGKEEMISLTNQRSVPVITVDGAIVIGFEKGKLDDLLNL; via the coding sequence ATGGTAAAAGTTTATTCTATACCTGATTGTCCATGGTGTGAAAAAGTAAAAAGATATCTTGACTCTAAACAAGTAGACTATGAAGATATAAACGTTAAAGAAGACATTGAAGGTAAAGAAGAAATGATTTCTCTTACCAATCAACGTTCTGTACCAGTAATAACTGTCGATGGTGCTATTGTTATAGGATTTGAAAAAGGAAAATTAGATGATCTTCTTAATCTTTAA
- a CDS encoding NAD(P)/FAD-dependent oxidoreductase: MNKSTKAIDILIIGSGPSGLTAGIYASRLKLSTLILEDEIIGGQIRDAYTIQNYPGFINISGIDLIKNMQQQAVASGCTIDEFDKILSVKLTNNEKIIETESYIYDARTVIIASGAKRKQLPIPEENTFHGKGIHYCELCDGHMYQGKHIAVIGGGNSALLAVKFLSIYAEKITIIQQFDYFQAEKKIQEETFNNPKVNIIWNSEVRHAMGDDELSKIVIENIQTKTTNELPVDGLFVYIGFIPSTKLYKDYITLDEFGNILADETTKTNVEGVFAAGDVRSKLFRQITTATADGTVAALMAEKFINEINKE, translated from the coding sequence ATGAATAAATCAACTAAAGCCATTGATATTTTAATCATTGGATCAGGACCATCTGGGTTAACAGCGGGAATATATGCATCTAGACTTAAACTTTCAACTTTAATCTTAGAAGATGAAATAATAGGTGGCCAAATAAGAGATGCTTATACAATTCAAAATTATCCTGGCTTCATTAATATAAGTGGTATTGATCTTATAAAAAACATGCAACAACAAGCTGTTGCTTCTGGATGTACAATAGATGAATTTGACAAAATTTTATCTGTTAAACTTACTAATAATGAAAAAATAATAGAAACTGAATCTTATATATATGATGCTAGAACTGTAATTATAGCCTCTGGTGCTAAAAGAAAACAACTACCTATTCCTGAAGAAAATACCTTCCACGGTAAAGGGATTCATTACTGTGAACTTTGTGATGGACATATGTATCAAGGTAAACATATAGCTGTAATTGGTGGTGGAAATTCTGCTTTACTTGCAGTAAAATTTCTATCAATATATGCTGAAAAAATTACTATAATTCAACAGTTTGACTATTTTCAAGCTGAAAAGAAAATTCAAGAAGAAACCTTTAATAACCCTAAAGTAAATATCATTTGGAATAGTGAAGTCAGACATGCCATGGGTGATGATGAGCTTTCAAAAATAGTAATAGAAAATATTCAAACTAAAACTACCAATGAATTGCCCGTAGATGGTCTTTTCGTATATATTGGATTTATTCCAAGCACCAAATTATATAAAGATTATATCACTCTTGATGAATTTGGTAACATATTAGCAGACGAAACAACCAAAACTAATGTAGAAGGTGTTTTTGCCGCTGGTGATGTACGTTCTAAATTATTTAGACAAATTACTACTGCTACTGCCGATGGAACAGTGGCTGCACTTATGGCTGAAAAATTTATAAATGAAATAAATAAGGAGTGA
- a CDS encoding alpha/beta fold hydrolase, translated as MKKDKITFSKGVYNFNKEPNFNFQLNRIVMWNEGDLEDVKKVSIKIKDSETWKKELIKMGNKALNEGRIKESIAYYRMSEFFMYDGDKDKEKYYKLATDMFYDYYKEYFEDGTVIKYEVPYEEVKLPVLYTKAVGKKKDTIVLHGGNDSYMEELFFVMLYFAEDGFDVYLFEGPGQGGVMRIQGKHFTHKWEEPVKAILDYLNIDDVTIIGASLGGMLAPRAAAYEKRIKRVIAWSIFPNFLSVVLGKDSNWVEKLIRLLIKFHASHILNFAFNMEAKKDPVVEWGIKHGMYAYNAKSPYEYALKLDKFQIMNVGHLIEQDVLIIGANQDHFINYKLFNKELNCLNNVRSLTFRLFTDKEDASNHCNMGNTQLVIDTMINWIESIKSFYEY; from the coding sequence ATGAAAAAAGATAAAATTACTTTTTCTAAGGGAGTATATAATTTTAATAAAGAACCTAATTTTAACTTTCAATTAAACCGTATAGTAATGTGGAATGAAGGAGATTTAGAAGATGTTAAGAAAGTTTCTATTAAAATCAAAGATAGTGAAACTTGGAAAAAAGAATTAATAAAAATGGGAAATAAGGCTTTAAATGAAGGAAGGATAAAAGAATCTATTGCATACTATCGAATGAGCGAATTTTTTATGTACGATGGAGATAAAGATAAAGAAAAATATTATAAATTGGCTACAGATATGTTTTATGACTATTATAAAGAATATTTTGAAGATGGAACTGTAATTAAATATGAAGTTCCATATGAAGAAGTAAAGCTACCAGTGTTATATACAAAAGCCGTAGGAAAAAAGAAAGATACTATTGTGCTTCATGGAGGAAATGATTCTTATATGGAAGAACTATTTTTTGTAATGCTTTATTTTGCGGAGGATGGTTTTGATGTATATCTTTTCGAAGGACCAGGACAAGGTGGGGTTATGCGTATTCAAGGAAAGCATTTTACTCATAAGTGGGAAGAACCTGTAAAAGCAATACTTGATTATTTGAATATTGATGACGTTACTATTATAGGTGCATCATTAGGCGGTATGTTGGCCCCAAGAGCAGCAGCTTATGAAAAAAGAATTAAAAGAGTAATTGCATGGTCTATTTTTCCTAATTTTTTATCTGTTGTATTAGGGAAGGATTCTAATTGGGTTGAAAAGTTAATAAGATTATTAATAAAATTTCATGCATCACATATACTTAATTTTGCTTTTAATATGGAAGCTAAAAAAGATCCGGTAGTAGAGTGGGGAATTAAGCATGGTATGTATGCTTATAATGCAAAGTCACCTTATGAGTATGCTCTGAAACTAGATAAATTTCAAATTATGAATGTTGGACATCTTATAGAGCAAGACGTTTTAATTATAGGGGCAAATCAAGATCATTTTATCAATTACAAACTTTTTAATAAGGAGCTAAATTGTTTAAACAATGTTAGATCTTTAACCTTTCGTCTTTTTACAGATAAAGAAGATGCATCTAACCATTGTAACATGGGGAATACACAGCTTGTTATTGATACTATGATTAATTGGATAGAATCAATTAAAAGTTTTTATGAATATTAA
- the ltrA gene encoding group II intron reverse transcriptase/maturase, whose protein sequence is MNNSNKLQRKQTTQYRGRLVEVEVELQGKRGAQSNNLALAKGERENNVVDDTNNLLEKVLARENMLKAMKRVVANRGSHGIDGMRVDELRGFIIKNWLTIKQKLLEGRYKPSPVRRVEIPKPDGGIRLLGIPTVLDRLIQQALAQELNKIYDPTFSDNSYGFRPNKSAKQAILKSRQYINERHKWVVDIDLEKFFDKVNHDILMERLSRRIKDKRVLKLIRNYLKSGIMINGLKVKSDKGTPQGGLLSPILANIMLDEVDKELEKRGHRFCRFADDCNIYVKSKKAGLRVMASIRKILEGLLKLKVNENKSAVDFVTRRKFLGFSFYFAKGGANIRIHEKSYKRFTNKIRKLTNRNKGISMEYRVYMINQLTIGWINYFGIAKANAKIQKIDSWIRRRLRSCIWKQWKKVKTRGRNLIKLGLPTYKAWEYANTRKGYWRISNSPILDTILNNKYIENLGYKSISKRYQLIHNS, encoded by the coding sequence GTGAATAATTCAAATAAATTACAAAGAAAGCAGACAACTCAATATAGAGGTCGCCTTGTGGAAGTAGAAGTGGAACTTCAAGGTAAGCGAGGGGCGCAGAGTAATAATTTGGCGTTAGCAAAGGGAGAAAGAGAAAACAATGTAGTAGATGATACTAATAATCTACTTGAAAAGGTTTTAGCTAGAGAAAATATGCTAAAAGCTATGAAAAGAGTAGTTGCCAATAGAGGAAGTCATGGTATTGATGGTATGAGAGTGGATGAACTTCGAGGGTTTATTATCAAAAATTGGCTAACAATTAAGCAAAAGTTATTAGAAGGAAGGTATAAACCTTCACCAGTTAGGAGAGTGGAAATACCAAAACCTGACGGTGGAATTAGATTGCTTGGAATACCTACTGTACTTGATAGATTAATACAACAGGCATTAGCTCAAGAACTTAATAAAATTTATGACCCTACCTTTTCGGATAATAGCTATGGATTTAGACCAAATAAAAGTGCTAAACAAGCTATATTAAAATCAAGACAATATATCAATGAGAGGCATAAATGGGTTGTTGATATAGACTTAGAAAAATTCTTTGATAAAGTTAACCATGATATATTAATGGAAAGACTTTCAAGAAGAATAAAGGACAAAAGGGTACTTAAACTAATTAGAAATTATCTTAAATCTGGAATAATGATAAATGGATTGAAGGTAAAATCAGATAAAGGTACACCGCAAGGTGGTCTATTAAGCCCAATACTTGCTAATATTATGCTTGATGAAGTAGATAAAGAACTTGAGAAAAGAGGTCATAGATTTTGCCGATTTGCAGATGACTGCAACATTTATGTCAAAAGTAAAAAGGCAGGATTAAGAGTTATGGCAAGTATAAGAAAAATACTTGAAGGTTTATTAAAACTTAAAGTTAATGAAAATAAAAGTGCAGTAGATTTTGTGACGAGAAGAAAATTTCTTGGATTTTCATTCTATTTTGCAAAAGGCGGAGCCAATATAAGAATACATGAAAAGTCATATAAAAGATTCACAAATAAAATAAGAAAATTAACAAACCGTAATAAAGGTATAAGTATGGAATATAGAGTTTATATGATTAACCAATTAACGATTGGATGGATTAATTATTTTGGAATAGCGAAAGCTAACGCTAAAATACAAAAAATAGATAGTTGGATAAGAAGAAGGTTAAGGAGTTGTATTTGGAAACAATGGAAAAAGGTTAAAACTAGAGGACGAAACCTCATAAAACTAGGTCTTCCGACCTATAAAGCATGGGAGTATGCAAATACAAGAAAAGGCTATTGGAGAATATCCAATAGCCCAATTCTTGATACAATCTTAAACAACAAATATATTGAAAATCTTGGTTACAAAAGTATATCTAAAAGATATCAGCTAATACATAATTCTTAA
- a CDS encoding CobW family GTP-binding protein, with protein sequence MKKIKVDIFSGFLGAGKTMLIKKLITEKLNTEKIVIIENEFGEIGIDGSILKETNIEVKEINAGCICCTIVNDFTNAIKEIVEKFNPDRIIIEPSGVAKLSEILETCRNSELKELISINMLMTVLDILKFDTYIQNFSSFYKNQISNAKTIILSRTQFSSNENILNIVNKIKKFNPNASIITTPWENITADQIMEVTKEHSDNIIKKFNLLKMPKGATKIKRATTETNETFQFCGIETPKLFSERLLKKIFNKLQNESSLGYILRAKGIVQATSGKWIQFNYVPNELTFDNCSPEYTSLICVIGSNLNKSAIKDLFLKQGLI encoded by the coding sequence ATGAAAAAAATAAAGGTAGATATATTTTCTGGTTTTTTAGGGGCAGGTAAAACCATGTTAATAAAAAAATTAATTACAGAAAAATTAAATACAGAGAAGATTGTCATTATAGAAAATGAATTCGGTGAAATTGGAATAGATGGATCTATTCTTAAAGAAACAAATATTGAAGTAAAAGAAATTAATGCCGGTTGTATTTGTTGCACAATTGTTAATGATTTTACTAATGCTATAAAAGAAATAGTTGAAAAATTTAATCCGGATAGAATTATTATTGAGCCTTCTGGTGTGGCTAAACTGTCTGAGATTTTAGAAACATGCAGAAATTCAGAGTTAAAAGAATTAATATCAATTAATATGTTAATGACAGTACTTGATATATTAAAGTTTGATACTTATATTCAAAACTTTAGTAGCTTTTACAAAAATCAAATTTCAAATGCTAAAACTATAATTTTAAGTAGAACTCAATTTTCATCCAATGAAAATATATTAAACATAGTAAATAAAATAAAAAAATTTAATCCTAATGCATCAATAATAACTACTCCTTGGGAGAATATTACCGCTGATCAAATAATGGAAGTTACAAAGGAGCATTCTGATAATATAATTAAAAAATTTAATTTACTAAAAATGCCTAAAGGAGCAACTAAAATAAAAAGAGCAACTACAGAAACTAATGAAACATTTCAGTTTTGTGGAATTGAAACTCCTAAACTATTTTCTGAGAGGTTATTAAAGAAAATATTTAATAAATTACAAAACGAATCTTCTTTAGGATATATTTTACGTGCCAAAGGAATAGTACAAGCCACATCAGGAAAATGGATACAGTTTAACTATGTACCTAATGAATTAACTTTTGATAATTGTTCTCCTGAATATACAAGTTTAATTTGCGTTATAGGTAGTAACTTAAATAAATCTGCTATAAAAGATCTATTTTTAAAGCAAGGATTGATATAA
- a CDS encoding GTP-binding protein, whose amino-acid sequence MKMKCDIEIVTGFLGSGKTSFINALVESTLVKNEKIIIITCENGNTKLNNFIIDNSQIVFDSCTNEGDLTPEHIKELIDAHSPHRIIIEYNGTQPLENFLKVITHNISRKLCKITTVFFTIEAKTFNIYISNMGNFLVPCIQFSNLILITNTKSINSVMYKDIKDKLNLINPYAHIVTIDDLNTIKKDLDETNLLDNGLLKRFRILMKNLIKNFINNL is encoded by the coding sequence ATGAAAATGAAGTGCGATATTGAGATTGTAACTGGTTTCTTAGGTTCAGGTAAGACATCATTTATAAATGCCTTAGTTGAATCTACATTAGTTAAAAATGAGAAGATTATTATAATAACTTGTGAAAATGGAAACACAAAACTAAATAATTTTATAATAGATAATTCTCAGATTGTATTTGATAGTTGTACTAATGAGGGTGATCTTACACCAGAGCATATTAAAGAACTTATTGATGCCCATAGTCCCCATAGAATTATTATAGAGTATAATGGAACACAACCATTAGAAAATTTCTTAAAAGTAATTACTCACAATATTTCAAGAAAACTTTGCAAAATTACTACTGTATTTTTTACTATTGAAGCAAAGACATTTAATATTTATATCAGTAATATGGGGAATTTCCTAGTTCCATGTATACAGTTTAGTAATCTTATACTAATAACCAATACAAAGTCTATTAATTCAGTAATGTATAAAGATATCAAGGACAAGTTGAATTTAATTAATCCATATGCTCATATAGTAACTATAGATGATTTAAATACAATTAAAAAGGATTTAGATGAAACTAACTTATTAGACAATGGACTATTGAAGCGATTCAGAATATTAATGAAAAATTTGATAAAAAATTTTATAAACAATTTATAA
- a CDS encoding permease, with product MNTFNNKIDFKKIKICKILILIVLSIIITQTIELISDSNIIFFKNFCTIFTSILLEAIPFILIGSFISSLIQVFVSEEFVTRIIPKNKFLGLLLASLIGIVFPVCECTIVPITKKLIKKGVPLGVAFTFMLSVPIVNPIVLMSTYYAFYNKFSIFIIRCVGGILGSILIGYLISLSEGKNSKDICIDKSYYKDKISCTCGCESGYSIYTYNSKIKLILNHTINELFNIIKYLSIGAFLSTLFQLTVSKESISSIGNNIVLSVIAMMILAFVLSVCSEADAFIARTFLNEFTVGSIASFLILGPMIDIKNAIMLFGNFRRNIIVKLIFYIFTVCYIIGVLVNIIGKLGVI from the coding sequence GTGAATACTTTTAATAATAAAATAGATTTTAAGAAAATAAAAATATGTAAAATTCTTATTTTAATAGTATTAAGTATTATAATTACTCAGACTATAGAATTAATCTCTGATAGTAATATTATATTTTTTAAAAACTTTTGTACTATATTTACAAGTATACTCCTAGAGGCTATTCCATTTATATTAATTGGTTCGTTTATTTCTTCGTTAATTCAAGTATTTGTTTCAGAGGAATTTGTTACAAGAATAATTCCAAAGAATAAGTTTTTAGGATTGTTATTAGCATCTTTAATAGGGATTGTATTTCCAGTATGTGAATGTACTATAGTACCAATAACTAAAAAATTAATAAAAAAGGGTGTACCTTTAGGTGTTGCATTTACATTTATGTTATCAGTTCCTATTGTTAATCCTATTGTTTTAATGTCTACATACTATGCTTTTTATAATAAATTTTCTATATTCATAATAAGATGTGTTGGAGGAATTTTAGGTTCTATTCTAATAGGATATTTAATTTCTTTATCAGAAGGAAAGAATTCTAAGGATATATGTATAGATAAGAGTTATTACAAAGATAAAATTTCTTGTACATGTGGATGTGAATCAGGTTATAGCATTTACACTTACAATTCTAAAATAAAATTAATTTTAAATCATACAATTAATGAACTATTTAATATAATAAAATATTTATCTATAGGAGCATTTTTATCTACTTTATTTCAATTAACAGTATCTAAAGAATCCATTTCTTCAATAGGAAATAATATTGTTTTATCGGTAATTGCTATGATGATTTTAGCTTTTGTTTTATCAGTTTGTTCTGAAGCAGATGCCTTTATAGCTAGAACATTTTTAAATGAGTTTACTGTGGGTTCTATTGCATCATTTTTGATTTTAGGACCTATGATTGATATAAAAAATGCTATAATGCTATTTGGAAATTTTAGGAGAAATATTATTGTAAAGCTTATTTTTTATATCTTTACTGTTTGCTATATTATTGGTGTTCTAGTGAATATTATTGGAAAGTTGGGAGTTATTTAA